The genome window GATGAACCCGGCCAGCGGCGGGAAGCCGGTCAGGCCGAACATGAACACGCCCATCGTCGCGCCAAGGAGCGGGCGGCGGAAGCCCGCCCCCTTAAGGTCGTCGAGCGACTGGACGGCGCCGTGGGCGTCGTCATGCTCCAGCGCGGCCAGTACGCCGAACGCGCCGAGGTTCATCACGGTGTAGGCGAGGAGGTAGTAGAGCGCGCCGCCGTAGCCCGTCGCGTTGGCGGCGACCAGTCCCGCGAGGATGTAGCCTGCGTGCGCCACCGACGAGTAGGCGAGCATGCGCTTCACGTTCGTCTGGTTGAGCGCGAGCACGTTGCCGCCGACCATCGTGAGCGCGGAGACGACGGCCAGCACGAGCGTCGCGTTGGTGCCTGCCGGGATCGCCTGCCACAGCACCACGATCAGCGCGGCAAAGGCGGCCGTCTTTGAGGCCGTGGACATGAACGCGGTCAGCGTTGTGGGTGCGCCCTGGTAGACGTCCGGCGTCCACATGTGGAACGGCACGGCTGAGACCTTGAAGAGGAAACCGACGAGCAGCAGCGCCACGCCGCCCACGAACAGGCCGACGTTGCCCGTCTCGGCGAGCGCCTCCGGCATCGCGGCGAGCATCATCGTGCCCGTCGCGCCGTACATCAGCGCGATGCCGTAGAGGAAAAAGCCCGTCGAGAATGCGCCGAGGAGGAAGTACTTGAGCGCGCTCTCCGGCCCGCGCTCGCGCTCGCGGACGAGGCCCGTGAGCACGTAGAGGCACACCGACATCGTCTCCAGCCCGACGAACGCCGTCACGAGGCTGCCCGACCCGGCGAGTGTCATCATGCCGATGGAGGCAATCAGGATGAGCACGTAGACCTCGGCGAGGCTGTGGCCCGTGCGGCGGAGGTAGGGGATCGAGAGCACCGTGCTCGCGAGCGCGCCGAGGAGCACAACGGCATTGGCGAATGCCGCGTAGCCGCCTACGCGGAGGTGATCGGCAAAGACGCCCACCGCATCGCCGCTCATGCGTAGCGCTTCGATGCCGAGCGCCACGGCCAGTGCCGCCACCGTCAGCCACGGCACGAGCGGCCCGGCGTCGGTTGCGTTCGCCGCGTTCGGCCGAAACGCGTCGATCAGCACCAGCGCGAGCGCCGTCAGCCCGAGCACCCACACCGGCAGCACGGCCAGCGAGTCAGAAAAGAGGGAATCGTACATCAGAGGTATGAAAGTGTGGACGTGTGAAGGTGTGGACGTTCATACGTGTACACGTCCATACCTGCATACGTCGTTAGACCCACACGAAGCGTTCGATGGCCTTGGCGAGCTTCACGTCGCGCTCGGTGATGCGGTTGCCCGCGTCGTGCGTGGTCAGGCGCAGCTCGATGCGGTTGTAGACGTTGCGGAGGTCGGGGTGGTGGTTGTGCTGCTCAGCATAGAACGCCATGCGCACGATGAACGACACGGCCGCGCGGAAGTCGGAGAACTCCAGCCGCCGCAGGAGCGCGTCGCCGTCGCGCGTCCAGCCCGGAAGCTGGTCCAGCGCGGCGTTGATCTCAAGGTCGGAGAGCGGAGCGGGCATGGGACGTGGCAAGTAGCAGGTGACAAGTGGCAAGTGGCAAGTGCGAGCGGACTCCTTGCCACTTGCACCTTGTCACTTGATACTCAATCAGGGGAGCACCCCAAACAGCGCAGCGGTGGCGTCGGCGACCTCGGCGGGCGTCGGGAGGAGGTAGCCGCTGAAGAAGACGAGCCAAACGACGGCATAGATCGGGAGCAGGATCGGGATCGAGTAGCGGATCATGTAGCCGCCGAACGACGGGCACTCGACGCCGCTCGACTCGGCGATGGCCTTCACCATGAAGTTGGGGCCGTTGCCGATGTAGGTGAGCGCGCCGAAGAACACCGCTGCAACCGAGATCGCCTGGAGGTAGAACGCGGTTTCCAGGTCGCCACCTGCGGCGAAGGCCATCACGTCGGCGGTCTGGTTCACGTCGAAGCCGAACTTGCCCATCGCGGCGGAGAGGAAGCTCACGTAGGTCGGCGCGTTGTCGAGCACGCCCGAGAGAATGCCGGTGCCGAAGTAGAACGTCGTCACGCCGATGGCCTCAGCGTTGTCGCGCGCCCACTCGCCGATGAGCGTCAGCGCGGGCTGCATCGTGGCGAAGATGCCGACGAAGAGCCAGGCGACCTCGCGGATCGGCTCGAAGTTGAAGTCGTTGCCCTGGAGCGCGTCCTTGTCGGCGGTCGCGTAGGCGAGGTAGCACACGCCGAACATGATCACCTCGCGGATGCCGAACGGGAAGTGGAACGTCCCGCTGAGGTCGAGGACCGTGCCCTGCATCGCCGGGATGATGTTCGGGTCGATGAAGACCGACGCGATCACGACGGCGAGCCACGCGAAGTTCTTCGTGCCCTGGATCCGGATCTTCGCCGTGCCCGGCACATCGAAGCCCGCCGCCTCAACGCCAGCTTGCGTGGGCTGGTCGGCGTCCTCCATGTGGTCCTCGCGCTCCGCGTGCGTCTTGTTGCGCACGTCGAATGCATAGAAGACGGCCAGTAGAATGAGGATGGTGGGCAGCCAGACGTACCAGATCTGCGTCACCGTCCAGAAGAAGGGCACGCCGCGCAGGAAGCCGAGGAAGAGCGGCGGGTCCCCGATGGGCGTGAGCGCGCCGCCCACGTTGGAGACGATGAAGATGAAGAAGATGATGTGGTACGGCTTGATGCGGCCCTTGTTGAGGCGCATGTAGGGCCGGATGAGCAGCATCGAGGCGCCCGTGGTGCCGATCACGTTCGAGATCACCGCACCGACGAAGAGCAGCCCAGCGTTGGCCTTCGGCGTGCCCGCGAAGTCGGTCTTGATGAGGATGCCGCCCGAGGCGATGAAGAGGCT of Bacteroidota bacterium contains these proteins:
- a CDS encoding sodium:proton antiporter, which gives rise to MRAAPLSPAAAFVRACLVLAVLGLGSADMAHAQAVDSAQVEQTDADTTHADTTHAENDHADDHGEGDDDHGEAGAHGDDHGGGHGHGPPPPLWLCIPFAVLLLLIATGPIFFPHHWHHHYPKYAVALGTLVMAYFLVQGDSLPLIHAAEEYFSFIALLASLFIASGGILIKTDFAGTPKANAGLLFVGAVISNVIGTTGASMLLIRPYMRLNKGRIKPYHIIFFIFIVSNVGGALTPIGDPPLFLGFLRGVPFFWTVTQIWYVWLPTILILLAVFYAFDVRNKTHAEREDHMEDADQPTQAGVEAAGFDVPGTAKIRIQGTKNFAWLAVVIASVFIDPNIIPAMQGTVLDLSGTFHFPFGIREVIMFGVCYLAYATADKDALQGNDFNFEPIREVAWLFVGIFATMQPALTLIGEWARDNAEAIGVTTFYFGTGILSGVLDNAPTYVSFLSAAMGKFGFDVNQTADVMAFAAGGDLETAFYLQAISVAAVFFGALTYIGNGPNFMVKAIAESSGVECPSFGGYMIRYSIPILLPIYAVVWLVFFSGYLLPTPAEVADATAALFGVLP
- a CDS encoding NADH-quinone oxidoreductase subunit N encodes the protein MYDSLFSDSLAVLPVWVLGLTALALVLIDAFRPNAANATDAGPLVPWLTVAALAVALGIEALRMSGDAVGVFADHLRVGGYAAFANAVVLLGALASTVLSIPYLRRTGHSLAEVYVLILIASIGMMTLAGSGSLVTAFVGLETMSVCLYVLTGLVRERERGPESALKYFLLGAFSTGFFLYGIALMYGATGTMMLAAMPEALAETGNVGLFVGGVALLLVGFLFKVSAVPFHMWTPDVYQGAPTTLTAFMSTASKTAAFAALIVVLWQAIPAGTNATLVLAVVSALTMVGGNVLALNQTNVKRMLAYSSVAHAGYILAGLVAANATGYGGALYYLLAYTVMNLGAFGVLAALEHDDAHGAVQSLDDLKGAGFRRPLLGATMGVFMFGLTGFPPLAGFIGKYQVFAGVVEANMAWLAVIGVLASAASAFYYLRVVGVLYARSDKDTAIAPGVPLAAPPVLTAVVLIACAVALLGLGLLPGGVLEATRAFFDGGAAMAVAP
- a CDS encoding 4a-hydroxytetrahydrobiopterin dehydratase, with the protein product MPAPLSDLEINAALDQLPGWTRDGDALLRRLEFSDFRAAVSFIVRMAFYAEQHNHHPDLRNVYNRIELRLTTHDAGNRITERDVKLAKAIERFVWV